The genomic segment CCGAGCTGCAGGGGCGCTTCCCCATCCGCGTCGAACTTGACCATCTGGCCGAAGAGCATTATCTGCGGATCCTGAGGGAACCCGACAGTTCCCTGCTGAAGCAGTACCAGGCGCTCCTGGCGGCCGACGGCGTGACGGTGAGCTTCACCGACGAGGCCGTCGAGCGCCTGGCCGGCATCGCCATGGAACTGAACCGGCGCCTGGAGAACATCGGCGCGCGGCGGCTGCAGACCATCATGGCGCAGCTGCTCGACGACCTGCTCTTCGACGCCCCGGAGAACGCCGGCGGCCCGGTGACGATCGACGGCGACTACGTGGAGCGGCGTCTGGCCGGGCTGGTGCGCGACGAGGACCTGAGCCGCTACATCCTGTAACACGACAAGCGAGCGCGCCGGCGCGGCCGGCCGCGAGGAGGCACGATGAGTCTCGGACAGAAGGACTTCCTCTCGATCCCCCAGCACACCCCGGCGGACCTGCGGCGGATCCTGGACCTGGCGAAGCAGCAGAAGCCCCTGGCCCGCCGCCACGAGCTGCCGCACTCGCACCCCAACCGCACCCTGGCCTGCGTCTTCGCCAAGCCCAGCCTGCGCACGCGCGTCAGCTTCGAGACGGCCATGATGCAGCTCGGCGGCAACTCCCTGTTCATCACGGACAAGGAGATCGGGATGGGCGTGCGGGAGTCCGTGCACGACGTCGCCAAGGTGATGAGCCGCTTCGTCGACGCGATCATGATCCGCTGGTTCGACCACGGCGAGGTCGTGGAGCTGGCGCGCCACGCCGACGTCCCGGTCATCAACGGCCTGACCGACCTGCTGCACCCCTGCCAGGTGATGGGGGACATCCTGACCGTCGAGGAGCACCTCGGGACCATCGAGAACAAGACCGTGGTCATGGTGGGCGACGGCAACAACCTCGCCAACAGCTGGATCAACGCCGCCCGGCGCTTCCCCTTCAACTTCGTGCTGGCCTGCCCGCCGGGCTACGAGCCGGACCAGGGGATCATGGACGCCGCCGAGCAGGACGGCGCCTCCTTCTGCATCACGCACGACCCGCAGGAGGCCGTGGAGGGCGCCCACGTCATCTACAGCGACGCCTTCTACAGCATGGGCCAGGAGGCGGAGGCCGTGAAGCGCCGCGCCGACTTCGCGCCCTACCAGATCACCGCCGGCCTGCTGGCCGCCGCCGATCCGAAGCACATCGTGATGCACTGCCTGCCCGCCCACCGCGGGGAGGAGATCACCGACGAGGTGATGGACGGGCCGCATTCGGTGGTCTTCGACGAGGCCGAGAACCGCCAGCACGCGCAGCGGGCCATCATCGCCCTGCTGATGGCCTGACGGTGGCGCGCCGGCCGCACGACGCCGCCAGGAGGGCGGGGATCCTGGTCCCCGCCCTGCTGGCTTGCCTGGCCGCGGCCTGCGCCCAGATCGAGCCGCCGCGCGGCGGCCCCGAGGACCGCACGCCGCCGGTCCTGCTGGCCGTCAGCCCCGATTCCGGCGCCGTGGGCCTGCGGGGCGTCGACCGCCTGGAATTCACGTTCTCGGAGAAGGTCGAGCCCCGGCCGGCCCAGCGTTTCCTGAAGCTGTACCCGCCGCTGGAGATCGCCAAGACGAAGTGGCACGGCCGCCGTCGCGCCGAGGTGCTGCTGCGCGACACGCTGCCGGCGGACGCGGTCGTGGTGGTGGAGATCCCCCGCGGCCTGCCCGACGCCCACCGCGTCGCCTCCGACCGCACGCGCCGCTACCCGATCGCCACCGCCGACAGCCTGCCGGCCGGCCGGGTCGAGCTGACCGCCGTCTACCACGACGGTGCGGCCCGCAACGCGGTGCTCGAACTGTACCCGGCCGAACCGGAGTCCCTGCCCTGGAACCGACGGGAACTGGCCCACCGCGCCGAGGCGGACACCAGCGGTCGCCTCGCGGCGGAATGGCTCGCGGTGCCCGGCGGCCCCTGGGTGGCCCGGCTCTTCCTGGACGAGAACCACGACCTGCGCGCGGGGGATGACGAGGCCCAGCGCCTGCTGCCGGGCACCTGCGCCACGACCCGGGAGGCGCCGCGCGCGTCCCTCGGCACGGTCCGCCTCTTCGCGACGCGCGATCCCGGCAGCGTGCGGGGCTTCTACCCGGCCTTGGCCGAGTCGGCGCGCGCGCTGTTCGGCTGGGTCGCGAAGATCGCCGAGCAGGACACCGGCTTCGCGCCCGTGCACGCCGGCGCCTCTGCACCGCCGCGACTGCGAGTCGCGGCGGGCGACACCGCCGTCTGGGACCAGGCCGGTCCCGGCGCGGTCCGGGTCATCCTGTTCGCGGATCTCGACGGCGACAGCCTGCTGAGCGCGCTGCCGGACTCCGCCGCGCTCGCCGACACCGCGCTCAACGATAGTGTGACCTGGACCTGGGAGCCGTTCGCCGTCGCCGACTCCCTGACCGTGGAGCCGGGGATGCCCCTGCCGGTCGCGTTGCCGCCGGTGCCGGCGCTGGGGATCCCGTGCCTCGACGCTCCGCCGCCCCGCCCGACGGCGACCGCGGCGCTGGACTCGCTGGCCGCAGCGCCCGCGGACTCGACCTCGGCCGCGCCCGCCCCGGACGATGCCGACGACCCCGAAGCTCGGGAGGAGCCGTGACGCACCGACTGCCCTTCGTGAAGATGCACGGCGCCGGCAACGACTTCATCATGATCGACGCCGCCGACCTCGTCCCCGGCGAGCCGCTCGAACGCGACCGCATTGCTGCGCTCTGCGACCGCCGCCGCGGCGTGGGCGCCGACGGCCTGATCGTGGTCGGCCCGGCGACCGGCGCCGATTTCGGCATGGCCTACTACAACAGCGACGGCGGCGAGGCGTCGATGTGCGGCAACGGGGCCCGCTGCGCCTTCGCCTTCGCCCGCGACCGCGGCCTCATCGGCCGCGAAGGGACCTGCGCCACGGCGAGCGGCCCGCTGCGCGGCCGCTGCGAGGACGACGGGCTGGTGAGCGTGGACCTGACGCCGCCGCGCGGCCTGGAACTCGGGATCGCGGCCGCCGGCGACCACCCCTTCGGCGAACTGCACCGCGCCGACACGGGCGTGCCGCACCTGGTGGTGCCGGTGGACGACGTCGACGCGGTGGACGTGCCGCGCTGGGGCGCCGCGCTGCGCCGCGACGCCGCCTTCGCGCCCGCCGGGACGAACGTCAACTTCGTCGCCCCCGCCGGCGACGCCTGGCGCCTGCGCACCTACGAGCGGGGCGTCGAAGCCGAGACCCTGGCCTGCGGCACCGGCGCCTCGGCCACCGCGCTGGTGCTGTGGAAGCTGGGGCGCGCCGCCTCGCCGGTCGTCCTGTTGACAAGGGGCGGCGATCGGCTGACCATCGCGGTGACGCCGGACGGGGCGTCGGCGAAGCTGCGCCTGAACGGTCCCGCCGTCACGGCGTACCGCGGGGAGGTCGATGGGGATGTCTGAGAAGCGATTCCTGCCGCGGGGCGTCTACACCGCCCTGGTGACGCCCTTCCGCGACGGCGAGTTGGACAAGCCGGCCTGGGAGCGCCTGGTGGCGCGGCAGGTCGAGGCCGGGGTGGCTGGCCTGGTGCCGGTCGGCTGCACGGGAGAGGCGGCGGCCCTCGATCGCGCCGAACGCGAGTGGCTCGTGCGCGCCTGCGTGTCGGCGGCGCGAGGCCGCTGCGCCGTGGTCGCCGGCGCCGGCTCCAACGTCACACGGACCACGATCGCCCAGACCCGCGACGCGGCCGCCTGGGGCGCCGACGCGGCCATGCTCATCTCGCCCTACTACAACAAGCCGCAGCAGCACGGGCTGATCGCCCACTACGGCGCCGTGGCGCGCGAGGTGGACCTGCCCCTGGTCCTCTACAACGTGCCCGGCCGCACGGCGGTCAACATCCTGCCCGCGACCGTCCGCGCGCTCGCGGCGGAGCCCAACATCGTGGCGGTGAAGGAGGCCAGCGGCAACCTGGAGCAGATCGCCGAGGTCTGCGGCATCGCCGACCTGCAGGTCTTCTCCGGCGACGACGGCCTGAACCTGGACGTGTACGCCCTCGGCGGCGCGGGCACCGTGTCGGTCGTCAGCAACCTGCTGCCGCGCTCGCTGGTGCGCACCTGGGACGCCTGGAACTCCGGCGAGGCGCCGCGCGCCCGCTCACTCGCCGAGGCCGTGCGCCCGATCATCGAAGCCTGCTTCCGGGAGACCAACCCCGTGCCGGTCAAGGAACTGCTGTCCCTGATGGGGCTCTGCACCCACGACCTGCGGCTACCGCTGGTCCCGGCGCTGCCGGAGAACCAGGCCTGGCTGCGGCAGGTCCACGCGGGGCCGCTCGGCGCGCTCCTGGACGGGGAGGGGACATGATCGACGTCAGCGTCCACGGAGCCGAGGGGCGCATGGGCCGCCTGGTCACCGAGCTGATCGAGAGCACCGAAGGGTTCGCCCTGGCCGCCCTGGTGACCGAGGTCGGGCACGAGCGGCCGGTCGGCGCCTTCCACCCGCGCCTGCCGCTGACCCCCCAGGACCGGCTCGCCGAGGTCCACCCCCGCGGCGGCGTGATCGTCGACTTCTCGCTGGCGCCGGCGCTCGGCGGCCTGCTCGACGGCGCGGCGGCGACCGCGGCCCCCCTGGTGATCGGGACGACGGGCCACGACGAGGACCAGCTGCGGCGCCTGCGCGCCTACGCGCAGACCCACGCGGTGGTGCTCTCCAGCAACTTCAGCGTCGGGATCCCGACCCTGCGACTGCTGCTGGAGAAGCTGGCCGAGGTGCTGCCGGAAGGCTTCATGCCGGCGCAGGTCGAGACGCACCACCGCCACAAGCAGGACCTGCCCAGCGGCACGGCGCGCGCGCTGGCCCGCACCTGGGAGGACCGTCGCGGCGCCGGCACCGTGCCCACCAGCAGCCTGCGCATCGGCGGCGTGACCGGCGAGCACACCTGGGTCTTCAGCGACGACGAGGAGACCCTCGTCCTGACGCACCGGGCCCACTCGCGCCGGGCGTTCCTGCGCGGCCTCGTGCCCGCGGTGCGCTACGCCGCGCAGGCGGGGCCGGGGCTGGTCACGATGGAGGACGTGCTGGGCGCCCCGAGGCGAGGCCCGATTGCCTGAACGAGGTTTGGCGGCATGAAGAAGTCGGGACCCCTTGGAGGGGGTCCCGTCTGGAAGCGGAGCGGCAAGGCGCCGGGCGGATCCCTACTTTGCGTAGAGGGCGGCCATGCGGGCCTTGAGGCGGGAAGCGCGCTGCTTCGGGATGACGCCCTTGCGGGCCTGGACATCCAGCATGCTGTAGATGGCGCTGAGGGCTTCGGGCGTCTTCTCGGCCACCGGGGCCGCGGCGCGGAAGTTCTTCAGCTCGGTGCGCATCTCGCTGCGGTTCTGGCGGTTCACCAGCCGCTGGCGGGCGCTCGTCTTCATGCGCTTCTTACAACTCTTGTGATGCGGCAACGTCGGACCTCCTTCGGGACAACCGACAGAAATTAGCAGGGACCCTCGCCGATGTCAAGTCGCGACCCGGAAAACGACGACCGCGCTGTCCTGCGGGACCGCCTGGCGGGACTGCCGGATTCCCCGGGCGTCTACCTCCACAAGGACGCCCAGGGCAAGGTGCTGTACGTCGGCAAGGCGGTGCGCCTCTCGGCCCGGGTGCGGTCCTATTTCCAGGACACCGACAAGGACCCCAAGACCGCCCAGCTGGTGCGCCGGATCGCCGATGTCGACTACATCGTCACTCGCGGCGAGACCGAGGCCCTGGTCCTCGAGGACCAGCTCATCAAGGAGTACCGCCCCCGCTACAACATCCGCCTGAAGGACGACAAGCGGTACCCCTACCTGCGCATCACCCTGCAGGAGCCCTTCCCCCGGGTCGAGGTGGTGCGCCGCCTCGCGGACGACGGCTCGCGCTTCTTCGGCCCCTACACCAGCGTGCGGGCCATGCGCGAGACGATCCAGCACGCCCTGCGGATCTTCCAGGTGCGCACCTGCGAGCTGGACCTGCCGCGTCAGACCGTGCCGCGCCCCTGCCTGGACTGGCAGATCGGCCGCTGCAGCGCGCCCTGCGTCGGCTACGACGATGCGGCCGCCTACCGGCGCAAGGTCGCGGCCCTGGTCCGGTTCCTGGAAGGGGAGGACGCCTCCCTGGTCGCGGAGCTGAAGGCCGAGATGGCCGACCACGCCGCCGCTCGCCGCTACGAGGAGGCCGCCCGCGTCCGCGACCGGCTGCGGGTGCTGGAGACCACGCTGGGGGCGCTCAGCCCCATCCACGGCCTGAGCGGCGACCTCGACGCCTGCGCCGTGGCCCGCGACGGCGCGCGGGCCTGCGGCATCGTGCTGCGGATCCGCCGGGGCCGGGTGATGACCAGCCACGAGTTCCACCTCGAGGACCGGCTCGAGAGCGGGACGCCCGCATTCCTGGAGCAGCTGCTGCGCGAGTACTACCCCCGCGCCGGCGACCTGCCCCCGCTGGTGCTGCTCGACCACGACCTCGCCGACCGCGAGGCCTGGACCGCGCGCCTGACCGACCTGCGCGGCCGGCCGGTGAAGCTGGCCCGACCGGTGCGCGGCCCCAAGCACGAGGCCGTGGCCATGGCCGCGGCCAACGCCCTGCACAAGCTGGAAGCGCGCCGGTTGAAGGACCTGGCCGCGCCCCGCCGCGCCGCGCCGGAACGGAGCGCGGCGCTGCAGGCGGCCCTCGACCTGCGCGCCCTGCCCGAGACGATCGAGTGCTTCGACATCTCCAATTTCCAGGGGCGCGAGACCGTCGCCTCCCTCGTCTACTTCCGCGACGGCCACCCGCTGAAATCCCGCTACCGTCGCTTCCGCATCCGGACCGTCGACGGCATCGACGATTTCGCGTCGATGCGCGAGGTCCTGCGCCGCTACTACGCGCGACTGCTCGAGAAGGGACTGCCGCCGGCCGACCTGGTCCTGATCGACGGCGGCGCCGGCCAGGTGAGCGCCGCCCGCGCCGCGCTCACGGAGCTGGGATTGCACGCCGTGGAGCTGATCGGCCTGGCCAAGCGCGAGGAGCTCATCGTGCGCGAGCGCGGCCTGCCGCCCCTGAAGCTGCCCCGCACCAGCGGGGCGCTGCAGCTGCTGCAGCAGGTCCGCGACGAGGCGCACCGCTTCGCCATCACCTACCACCGCCTGCTGCGCGAGCAGCGCACCACCGGTTCGGTGCTGGACGCCGTGCCGGGCATCGGCCAGGTGAAGAAACTGTCCCTGCTGCACCACTTCGCGTCGGTGGACGACATCCGGCGCGCGTCGGCGCAGCAGCTCTCCGAGGTGCGCGGGCTCGGCGCCGCGGACGTCGAGCGCCTGCTCTCCTTCTTCGCCGCCGAGCGCCGGGAGGGCGCGTGAGCCGCGCCTGGGACGACGCCCTCGCCGCCTTCCTGGCCCACGCCTCGGCGGAGAAGGGGCTGGCCGCCGGCACGCTGGAGGCGTACGCCCGCGACCTGCAGTCCTGGCGTGCCTGGGCCTGCGAACACGAGCTGCCGGACCCGGCGCAGGCCGGCACCTCCGCCCTGCGGTCGTTCCTGCTGGACACCGCCGATCGTCTCGGCCCGCGCTCGCGGGCCCGCCTGGTCTCGACCCTGCGCTCGTTCCACCGCTTCCTGGCCGCGGAGGGGCTCGCCGCCGGCGACCCCACCCTGCTGATCCTGGCGCCGAAGATCGGGCGCAAGCTCCCGGTCGTCCTGTCCGGGCCCCAGGTCGGGGCGCTGCTGGAAGCGCCGCCCGCGAACGAGCCCGCCGGCCTGCGCGACCGGGCCGTGCTGGAGATCCTCTACGGCTGCGGCCTGCGCGCCAGCGAGCTGTGCGGGCTCGACGTGACCGACCTCGACCGCCGCGACGCCTCGCTGCGCGTGCGGGGCAAGGGCAGCAAGGAACGCCTGGTGCCGGTCGGCCGCCCCGCGCTCGACGCCGTCGCCGCCTGGCTGACGCGGGGGCGTCCGGAGATGCCCGGCCGCAAGCCCTCGGCGGCCCTGTTCGTCAACGCGCGCGGCGGACGCCTCTCGCGCGTCGCGGTCTGGGGTCTGGTCAAGCGCTGGGGGACGGCCAGCGGCGCGCCCGAGTCGCTCACGCCCCACGTGCTGCGCCACACCTACGCCACGCACCTGCTGGAGGGCGGCGCCGACCTGCGCGTGGTGCAGGAGCTGCTCGGCCACGCCGCCATCACCACCACCGAGATCTACACCCACGTCGACCGGGCCTTCGTGGCCGAGGCCTACCGCAGCGCCCACCCGCGGGCGCGGCGGCGTCGGCTTTGACAGGCACCGCCGCCGATGGTACTGTAGCCCCTCGCTCGCCCGCACGCGGGCCGACCGATCCGGCGGCAGCCGGGTCGCGAATCCGGACCACGCTCCCGAGGAACCCATCCGTGACCAAGAAGATCATCCTCAGCGGCAACCGTCCCACCGGGCGCCTGCACTGGGGCAACTACACCGGCGCGCTGGAGAACTGGATCCGCCTGCAGGACGAATACGACTGCTACTTCATGGTGGCCGACTGGCACGTCCTGACCACGGCCCTGGACAAGTCGCACGAGATCCGCGACAACTCCCGCGAGATGATCCTGGACTGGCTCGGCGCCGGGCTCGACCCGGACCGCTCGGTGCTGTTCGTGCAGTCCTCCATCAAGGAGCACGCCGAACTGTACCTGGTGGCCTGCATGCTGATCTCCCTGGGCCGGCTGGAGCGCAACCCGACGTTCAAGGAGCAGGTGCGCGACCTCGACCTCGCCGGCGAGATCAGCTTCGGCCACCTGGGCTACCCCGTCCTGCAGGCGGCCGACATCCTGGCCTACCGCGCGCACGCCGTGCCCGTGGGGGAGGACCAGCTGCCGCACCTCGAGCTGTGCCGCGAGATCGCGCGGCGCTTCAACCACCACTTCGGCGAACTCTTCCCGGAGCCCGAGGGCCTGGTCACGAAGTTCGGGCGCTTCCCGGGCACCGACGGGCGCCGCATGAGCAAGTCGCTGGGCAACGCGGTGGAGATCGCCGCCCCGCCCGAGGAGATCCGCGCGAAGCTCAAGACCGCGTTCACCGACCCGCAGCGCCTGCGCCGCAGCGACCCCGGCAACCCCGACGTCTGCGCCGTCTACACGTGGTACCAGAAGTTCCTGCCCGGCGAGGCGGACCAGACCGCCGCCGAGTGCCGCAGCGCCGAGCGCGGCTGCGTCGACTGCAAGAAGCGCCTGGCCGACGGCGCGATCGCCTACTTCGAACCCCTGCGCGAGCGGCGCGCCGGGTACGAGAGCCACCCGAACCGCGTCGCCGAGATCGTGGACGCCGGCTGCGCCCGCGCGCGAGCCGCCGCCTCCGAGACCCTGGCGCGCGTCCGCGACGCCATGGGCGTCGGGTAGGAGGCCCCGTGCAGGATCCCGCCGCCACGCCCGAAACCGTGTTGCCGCCCGCCGGCGCCCCCATCTCCTGGGAGCTGCCGCCGGAGCTGGAGTACTTCCACACGAGCGAGGCCTACCGCGTCGACCTGCCCGACTTCAACGGTCCCCTGGATCTGCTGCTCTACCTGATCCAGAAGGACGAGATCGACGTCTACGACATCCCCATCGCGCGGATCACCGAGCAGTTCCTGGCCTACCTCGAGATCATCCAGGCCCTCTCGCTCGACACCGCCGGGGACTTCCTGGTGATGGCGGCGACCCTGCTGCGCATCAAGGCCCGCCTGCTGCTGCCCACGCCGCCGCAGGACGAGGAGATCGACGAGGAGGACCCCCGCGCCGAGCTCGTGCGCCGCCTGCTCGAGTACAAGCGCTACAAGGAGATGGCGGCCAGCCTGCAGGCGCTCGAGCGCGACCGCAGCCAGCTGCACCTGCGCCAGCAGCGCTACCCCTTCCTGCGCGAGAACGCCGAGCCGCCTCAGCTGCGCCTCGGCATGTTCGAGCTGCTCAGCGCCCTGAGCGAGGTCTTCGACCGCGTCAGCAAGGAGCTGGTCCACAACGTCGTGCGCGAGGTCTTCACGGTCGCGGACAAGGTCCGGCTGATCCGCAGGCGGCTGGCCGAGGAACGCACCGTCCGCTTCGACGACCTGTTCCGCGACGACGCCATCAAGATGGAGGTCGTGGTGACCTTCATCGCCATCCTGGAGCTCGCCAAGCGCAACCTCGTGCGCATCGTGCAGACCGAGGTCAACGGCGCCATCTGGGTCCAGCCGACGCCCGGCGCGGATTTCTCCGAGGACGGGGAGACCTGGGACGAGCGGGCCACGATCGACGACGGCGACGGGCAAGAGAAGGCGGCGGGCCAGATACCCGGCGCCGCGGAGGCCAGCGCATGAAGCAGGATCTCGAAGCGCTCCTGTTCGCCACCGACACCCCCCTGGGCGCGGCCCGGCTCAAGCCCCTGTTCCCCGGGGCCGAGGCGAAGGATTTCCGCGAGGCGGTCGACGCCCTCAACGCCGAGTACGAGCAGCAGGGGAGGGCGTTCACGGTCGTGGAATTCGGCGGCGGCTGGCAGCTGGCCTCGCGCCCGGAGTACGCCGGGCTGATCCAGCAGCTCTACCGCGGCCGGCGCTTCGTGCGCCTGTCGCAGGCGGCGCTGGAGGTGTTGGCGGTCATCGCCTACCGCCAGCCGGTCACGCGCATGGAGATCGAGGAGATCCGCGGCGTCCAGGTCAGCGGCGTGCTGGCGACCCTGGGCGAGCGCAACCTGATCACCGTGGCCGGCCGCAGCGACAGCGTCGGCAACCCCATCCTCTACGGCACGACCCGCGAGTTCCTCAACCACATGGGCATCAAGGGCCTGCACCAGCTGCCACCCCTGCCCGAGCTCGCCGGCATCATCGGCGACCGCGAGGAGATCAAGCGCTTCGCGCAGCAGCTCGGCGAGGAGATCACCGACGAGGACTTCGAGACCGTCGCCATCCGCGGCGACGAGATCCTCGTGGTGGTGCCGGACGCCGGCGACGCTGCGACGGACGTCGCCGACGGCGGGCCGACGGCCGACGAACCCTGCGAACCGGACATTGCCGAGGCCCATGACGCCTGACAACGACGCCCAGCGCCTGAACCGCTTCCTGGCCCGCGCGGGGTTCGGCTCGCGCCGTTCCGTCGAGACGCTGATCGCCGACGGCCGCGTGCGCATCGACGGCGAGGTCGCCGCCAGCCCGGGCTGCCGCGTCGCGCCGGGATCCCGCGTCACGGTCGACGGGAAGGACGCGGCCTGGCCCACCGCCTGGCGCGTGCTGGCCCACCACAAGACACTCGGCGTCGTCACCAGCCTGCGCCAGCAGGGCCGGGCGCCCTGCCTCGCGGGGGTCGCCGCCGCCGCCGGATTCGGCCCCGGGCTGGTCCCCGTCGGCCGCCTTGACGCCGACACCACCGGCTTGCTCATTTGGACCGACGACGGCGACCTGGCGCAGGCCCTGCTGCGCCCCCGCCGCCAGGTCTGGAAGCGCTACGAAGTGCGGCTCGCCGCGGCCCTGCCGCCGTCGGCGCGGCCCCGCCTGACCGACGGCGGGATCATGCTCGACGGGCACCCCTGCCTGCCGGCCCGCCTGCACCCGCCGGGCCGCGACCCGCGCCGCTGGATCCTCGAGATCCAGGAGGGGCGCAACCGCCAGGTCCGCCGGATGTTCGGCGCCGTGGGGGCGACGGTCCTGGGGCTGCACCGCACGGCGATCGGGCCGGTCACGCTCGGGGACCTGGCGCCGGGGAAGTTTCGCGAACTGACGACCGGGGAGATCGCGGCCCTGCGCGCCGCCGCCGACGGCGGGCCCTGAGCGGGCCGGACACGACACGCACGGACGAGGAGGAATTCATGGACTACACGCGCCTGTTCCGTCCCGGGATCCTCGCCACCCGACCCTACTCGCCCGGCAAACCCATCAGCGAGGTCCAGCGCGAACTCGGCCTGGACAGCGTCATCAAGCTCGCCAGCAACGAGAACCCCGAGGGGCCGCTGCCGTCGGTCGTCGCCGCGGTCCGCGCGGCCGCCGCGGAGCTGAACCGCTACCCCGACGCGGCCTGCCACGACCTCGGCCTGGCCCTGGGCGCGGACCTGGGCCGGGACCCGTCCTGGCTGCTCTTCGGCAACGGCTGCAACGAGATCATCGACATGTTCATCCGGGCCCTGGTGTCCCCCGGGGAGAACGTGGTCTTCGGCCACCCGAGCTTCATCGTCTACCCGCTGACCTGCGCGGTGCACTTCGAGTGCGGCCGGCCGGTCCCCCTGCGCGACGACCGCCACGACCTGCCGGCGATGGCGCGCGCCGTCGACGGCAAGACCAAGCTGGTCATCGTCTGCAACCCGAACAACCCGACCGGGACCTACAACACGGCGGACGAGTTCCGGGCCTTCCTGCGGGACGTCCCGTCCGATGTCATCGTCATGGTGGACGAGGCCTACGTCGAGTTCGTCACGGCGCCCGACTACCCCTGCACGCTGGAGCTGCTCGACGCCCATCCGAACCTGGTGATCAACCGGACCTTCTCGAAAATCCACTCGCTCGCCGGCTTGCG from the bacterium genome contains:
- a CDS encoding HslU--HslV peptidase ATPase subunit is translated as ELQGRFPIRVELDHLAEEHYLRILREPDSSLLKQYQALLAADGVTVSFTDEAVERLAGIAMELNRRLENIGARRLQTIMAQLLDDLLFDAPENAGGPVTIDGDYVERRLAGLVRDEDLSRYIL
- the argF gene encoding ornithine carbamoyltransferase, producing the protein MSLGQKDFLSIPQHTPADLRRILDLAKQQKPLARRHELPHSHPNRTLACVFAKPSLRTRVSFETAMMQLGGNSLFITDKEIGMGVRESVHDVAKVMSRFVDAIMIRWFDHGEVVELARHADVPVINGLTDLLHPCQVMGDILTVEEHLGTIENKTVVMVGDGNNLANSWINAARRFPFNFVLACPPGYEPDQGIMDAAEQDGASFCITHDPQEAVEGAHVIYSDAFYSMGQEAEAVKRRADFAPYQITAGLLAAADPKHIVMHCLPAHRGEEITDEVMDGPHSVVFDEAENRQHAQRAIIALLMA
- a CDS encoding Ig-like domain-containing protein, producing the protein MARRPHDAARRAGILVPALLACLAAACAQIEPPRGGPEDRTPPVLLAVSPDSGAVGLRGVDRLEFTFSEKVEPRPAQRFLKLYPPLEIAKTKWHGRRRAEVLLRDTLPADAVVVVEIPRGLPDAHRVASDRTRRYPIATADSLPAGRVELTAVYHDGAARNAVLELYPAEPESLPWNRRELAHRAEADTSGRLAAEWLAVPGGPWVARLFLDENHDLRAGDDEAQRLLPGTCATTREAPRASLGTVRLFATRDPGSVRGFYPALAESARALFGWVAKIAEQDTGFAPVHAGASAPPRLRVAAGDTAVWDQAGPGAVRVILFADLDGDSLLSALPDSAALADTALNDSVTWTWEPFAVADSLTVEPGMPLPVALPPVPALGIPCLDAPPPRPTATAALDSLAAAPADSTSAAPAPDDADDPEAREEP
- the dapF gene encoding diaminopimelate epimerase, with protein sequence MTHRLPFVKMHGAGNDFIMIDAADLVPGEPLERDRIAALCDRRRGVGADGLIVVGPATGADFGMAYYNSDGGEASMCGNGARCAFAFARDRGLIGREGTCATASGPLRGRCEDDGLVSVDLTPPRGLELGIAAAGDHPFGELHRADTGVPHLVVPVDDVDAVDVPRWGAALRRDAAFAPAGTNVNFVAPAGDAWRLRTYERGVEAETLACGTGASATALVLWKLGRAASPVVLLTRGGDRLTIAVTPDGASAKLRLNGPAVTAYRGEVDGDV
- the dapA gene encoding 4-hydroxy-tetrahydrodipicolinate synthase, with amino-acid sequence MSEKRFLPRGVYTALVTPFRDGELDKPAWERLVARQVEAGVAGLVPVGCTGEAAALDRAEREWLVRACVSAARGRCAVVAGAGSNVTRTTIAQTRDAAAWGADAAMLISPYYNKPQQHGLIAHYGAVAREVDLPLVLYNVPGRTAVNILPATVRALAAEPNIVAVKEASGNLEQIAEVCGIADLQVFSGDDGLNLDVYALGGAGTVSVVSNLLPRSLVRTWDAWNSGEAPRARSLAEAVRPIIEACFRETNPVPVKELLSLMGLCTHDLRLPLVPALPENQAWLRQVHAGPLGALLDGEGT
- a CDS encoding dihydrodipicolinate reductase C-terminal domain-containing protein, translated to MIDVSVHGAEGRMGRLVTELIESTEGFALAALVTEVGHERPVGAFHPRLPLTPQDRLAEVHPRGGVIVDFSLAPALGGLLDGAAATAAPLVIGTTGHDEDQLRRLRAYAQTHAVVLSSNFSVGIPTLRLLLEKLAEVLPEGFMPAQVETHHRHKQDLPSGTARALARTWEDRRGAGTVPTSSLRIGGVTGEHTWVFSDDEETLVLTHRAHSRRAFLRGLVPAVRYAAQAGPGLVTMEDVLGAPRRGPIA
- the rpsT gene encoding 30S ribosomal protein S20; its protein translation is MPHHKSCKKRMKTSARQRLVNRQNRSEMRTELKNFRAAAPVAEKTPEALSAIYSMLDVQARKGVIPKQRASRLKARMAALYAK
- the uvrC gene encoding excinuclease ABC subunit UvrC; this encodes MSSRDPENDDRAVLRDRLAGLPDSPGVYLHKDAQGKVLYVGKAVRLSARVRSYFQDTDKDPKTAQLVRRIADVDYIVTRGETEALVLEDQLIKEYRPRYNIRLKDDKRYPYLRITLQEPFPRVEVVRRLADDGSRFFGPYTSVRAMRETIQHALRIFQVRTCELDLPRQTVPRPCLDWQIGRCSAPCVGYDDAAAYRRKVAALVRFLEGEDASLVAELKAEMADHAAARRYEEAARVRDRLRVLETTLGALSPIHGLSGDLDACAVARDGARACGIVLRIRRGRVMTSHEFHLEDRLESGTPAFLEQLLREYYPRAGDLPPLVLLDHDLADREAWTARLTDLRGRPVKLARPVRGPKHEAVAMAAANALHKLEARRLKDLAAPRRAAPERSAALQAALDLRALPETIECFDISNFQGRETVASLVYFRDGHPLKSRYRRFRIRTVDGIDDFASMREVLRRYYARLLEKGLPPADLVLIDGGAGQVSAARAALTELGLHAVELIGLAKREELIVRERGLPPLKLPRTSGALQLLQQVRDEAHRFAITYHRLLREQRTTGSVLDAVPGIGQVKKLSLLHHFASVDDIRRASAQQLSEVRGLGAADVERLLSFFAAERREGA
- a CDS encoding site-specific tyrosine recombinase XerD, with amino-acid sequence MSRAWDDALAAFLAHASAEKGLAAGTLEAYARDLQSWRAWACEHELPDPAQAGTSALRSFLLDTADRLGPRSRARLVSTLRSFHRFLAAEGLAAGDPTLLILAPKIGRKLPVVLSGPQVGALLEAPPANEPAGLRDRAVLEILYGCGLRASELCGLDVTDLDRRDASLRVRGKGSKERLVPVGRPALDAVAAWLTRGRPEMPGRKPSAALFVNARGGRLSRVAVWGLVKRWGTASGAPESLTPHVLRHTYATHLLEGGADLRVVQELLGHAAITTTEIYTHVDRAFVAEAYRSAHPRARRRRL